From a single Alloactinosynnema sp. L-07 genomic region:
- a CDS encoding LPXTG cell wall anchor domain-containing protein, translated as MYLRLAALATATTALLVCGPPAHAQPAAIESLSSTVTGWNTNPSRDLTIAVRVGPDVRTFTAPVTKTSARVAGVLFVDADGDNAPDPGEELANTVVHAVNTKVVSDAHNTTTDASGRFDFGNLGTVAYQVMPTRWPDGVTAPYMETNPDQAANANLHLMGVRAAPPAVAAQPGFDIAVSIAPITTTPPPSTTTPPPPTTTSPNPRHDTSRLPNTGADVDWLMIIGTTAVALGAVLIALTRRRRT; from the coding sequence GTGTACCTCCGTCTCGCCGCGCTCGCCACGGCGACGACCGCGTTGCTCGTCTGCGGCCCCCCGGCCCACGCCCAGCCCGCCGCCATCGAATCCCTGTCGAGCACCGTGACCGGCTGGAACACCAACCCGTCCCGGGACCTGACGATCGCCGTCCGCGTCGGCCCCGACGTCCGCACCTTCACCGCCCCGGTGACCAAAACGTCGGCCCGCGTCGCAGGCGTCCTATTCGTCGACGCGGACGGCGACAACGCACCCGACCCCGGCGAAGAACTCGCCAACACGGTCGTCCACGCGGTGAACACCAAGGTCGTCAGCGACGCCCACAACACCACCACCGACGCCTCCGGCCGCTTCGACTTCGGCAACCTGGGCACCGTCGCCTACCAGGTCATGCCCACCCGCTGGCCAGACGGCGTCACCGCCCCATACATGGAGACCAACCCGGACCAGGCGGCCAACGCCAACCTCCACCTCATGGGCGTCCGAGCAGCCCCGCCAGCCGTCGCCGCTCAGCCCGGCTTCGACATCGCCGTCTCCATCGCCCCAATCACCACCACGCCTCCCCCATCCACCACCACCCCGCCACCACCAACCACGACGTCCCCAAACCCCCGCCACGACACGTCACGCCTGCCCAACACAGGCGCAGACGTAGACTGGCTAATGATCATCGGCACAACGGCCGTAGCACTGGGCGCTGTACTCATCGCCCTAACACGCAGACGCCGCACCTAG
- a CDS encoding alpha/beta fold hydrolase, whose translation MSRFITAADGVQLWADDLGDPAHPPLLLIMGANAAGYTWPDAFVGLLAETHHMIRYDHRDTGKSTHAFAENPYAITDLAADAVAVLDGFGVEKAHVVGMSMGGIVGQLLLLDHPDRLRTMTLLCTAALFGADSPEWAGPSPELLALWQELGQPRDRAAEIDWRVRHWKILNGGVIPFDEAEFRRMEERIIEHAGTHTEFPAHAHADTSGLVRGDELTTVRIPTLVVQGPEDPVNPPPQGEHIAKLIPGAELLEIPGMGHALPSAVHGPLAEAVLKHARL comes from the coding sequence ATGTCTCGATTCATCACCGCCGCTGACGGGGTCCAGCTTTGGGCCGACGACCTCGGGGACCCGGCGCACCCGCCGCTGCTGCTGATCATGGGGGCGAACGCAGCGGGGTACACCTGGCCGGACGCGTTCGTCGGCCTGCTTGCCGAGACCCACCATATGATCCGTTACGACCACCGGGACACGGGCAAGTCGACGCACGCGTTCGCCGAGAACCCCTACGCCATCACTGATCTGGCCGCCGACGCGGTCGCGGTGCTGGACGGGTTCGGGGTCGAGAAAGCGCATGTGGTGGGGATGTCGATGGGCGGCATCGTCGGGCAGCTCCTGCTGCTGGACCACCCGGACCGGCTGCGCACCATGACGCTGCTCTGCACCGCCGCCCTGTTCGGCGCGGACTCCCCGGAGTGGGCCGGTCCGTCGCCGGAGTTGTTGGCGCTCTGGCAGGAGCTCGGGCAGCCGCGTGACCGTGCGGCCGAGATCGACTGGCGGGTCCGGCACTGGAAGATCCTCAACGGCGGCGTGATCCCCTTCGACGAGGCCGAGTTCCGCCGGATGGAGGAGCGGATCATCGAGCACGCGGGCACCCACACCGAATTCCCCGCGCACGCCCACGCCGACACGTCCGGTCTCGTTCGTGGCGACGAACTGACGACCGTGCGTATCCCCACCCTGGTCGTCCAAGGGCCCGAGGATCCGGTGAACCCGCCGCCGCAGGGGGAGCACATCGCCAAGCTCATCCCGGGCGCGGAACTGCTGGAGATCCCCGGCATGGGCCACGCGCTGCCCTCAGCGGTGCACGGTCCGCTGGCGGAAGCCGTCCTCAAGCACGCGCGGCTCTGA
- a CDS encoding winged helix-turn-helix transcriptional regulator, translating into MRPYAQYCPIVRAVEVLGDRWTLLIVRELLIGKTRFNEIARGLPGLSRALLARRFRQLENAGIVVRTDTGYELTHSGEDLRPLVFGLADWGARHAFGDPQPEEMDPELLMWWLHGRVDTSEIANRAVIQIQVPDRKRVFWLVLEPDDASVCYTDPGFDVDAVLASDIATLYRVWEGEVDLMDAAKAGRLTLTGARWVVRGLPHWLQLSPVAPLVRAARA; encoded by the coding sequence GTGCGTCCCTACGCCCAGTACTGCCCGATCGTCCGAGCCGTCGAGGTCCTCGGCGACCGCTGGACGCTGCTCATCGTCCGGGAACTGCTGATCGGCAAGACCCGCTTCAACGAGATCGCCAGGGGTCTGCCCGGCCTGTCCAGGGCCCTGCTCGCCCGCCGGTTCAGACAGCTGGAGAACGCGGGCATCGTCGTGCGGACCGACACCGGCTACGAGCTGACCCACTCCGGCGAGGACCTGCGGCCGCTGGTGTTCGGCCTGGCCGACTGGGGCGCCCGGCACGCCTTCGGTGACCCGCAGCCCGAGGAGATGGACCCCGAGCTGCTGATGTGGTGGCTGCACGGCCGGGTCGACACCAGCGAGATCGCGAACCGGGCGGTCATCCAGATCCAGGTCCCCGACCGCAAGCGCGTCTTCTGGCTCGTACTCGAACCCGACGACGCCTCGGTCTGCTACACCGACCCCGGCTTCGACGTCGACGCTGTCCTGGCCTCGGACATCGCCACGCTGTACCGCGTCTGGGAGGGCGAGGTCGACCTCATGGACGCGGCCAAGGCGGGGCGGCTGACCCTGACCGGGGCCCGGTGGGTGGTGCGGGGGCTGCCGCACTGGCTCCAGCTGAGCCCCGTCGCGCCGCTTGTCAGAGCCGCGCGTGCTTGA